DNA from Nitrospira sp.:
AGGATGAAGCTGGATAGGCTTATGGGACGGCCGGCCGTGATGGGGAGATGAGCGGAGTCTGCTTTACACGGGAGAATAGGCGATGAAAGTTGTGATTGCGCTGGACCGGTCTCGGCATGCTCGTGCGGCGATGCAGTTGCTCCAGCAGCTGCGCTGGCCGGCCGGATCGGTTGTGACTCTGCTTCATGTATTAGAAATCGTCACCATCTCCGGTGGCTGGCAGCTCCACTACCATCCTGAGTTATGGAAGCAGTTTGTGGGGGAACGGAAAAAAGTGTTCGGAAACGCTCAACGTTTTCTGGAGAGAATGGAAGCGCTGGTGCGTCCCGGCAGCGTCCGATTGGATGCGATGGTTAAATGGGGTCTGCCGCTGACAGGGATCATCGATGTCCTGAAAAAACAGCAGGCAGACCTGGTCGTCGTGGGCTCTCGCGGGCTCTCCGGTGTGCGACGATTCCTGCTTGGAAGCGTGAGCGAGGGTGTGCTCCATTCGGCGCCTTGCTCGGTCCTGATCAGCCGAGGATCACGGAAGCGAGGCGCACAGCCGTCAGTCAAAGGCCTCAGGATCCTGTTGGCGGTCGATGAATCCGATCACGCGTTGGCGGCCGCACGATGGCTTCGAGCGCTGCGTCTATCGGCGGCGGAGGTGACCATTCTGCACGTCGTTGGGCCACCAGGCGATGGGACATCCCAGCTGCTGACTCTGACGGCACCGAAATTTCGTGAGGCCGCACAGGCCATGATTCGTGTGACAAAGGAGCGGGGGAGGCAGGTGTTGGGGCGGATGCGAAAGCTCGTGGCGCATCGCGGGCTGACCGTTCATCCAGCATTGGTCGAAGGCCATCCAGCCGAAGAAATCATTCGAGCCGCCCAGCGGACCCATGCTGATCTGGTAATCCTCGGATCACGGGGTATGACGGGGTTGAAGGGCGCGTTCCTCGGCAGTGTGTCACGGAAGGTGGTGCGGCATGCACCCTGTTCGGTGCTGGTGGTGAAAAGCTGAGGCTGATGAGCATTGATTTGGCAGGAGATACGCGGTGCTGACGCTGTGCGGGGTATTTCTTATCAGCGCAGTCGTGATTGTCCTGGCCGGGACGAGGCTCTCGCGGTACGGAAATGAGATTGCCGAGTTAACGGGATTGGGACGATTGTGGATTGGGGTGGTCTTGATGTCCACCGCCACGTCGCTCCCGGAGGTTTTTGCCGATGTCAGCGCGGCCCTGATAGATTCGCCCGACCTTGCTGCGGGTGATCTGTTCGGCAGCAACATGGCGAACATGCTCATCCTGGGCATCATCGAT
Protein-coding regions in this window:
- a CDS encoding universal stress protein; this translates as MKVVIALDRSRHARAAMQLLQQLRWPAGSVVTLLHVLEIVTISGGWQLHYHPELWKQFVGERKKVFGNAQRFLERMEALVRPGSVRLDAMVKWGLPLTGIIDVLKKQQADLVVVGSRGLSGVRRFLLGSVSEGVLHSAPCSVLISRGSRKRGAQPSVKGLRILLAVDESDHALAAARWLRALRLSAAEVTILHVVGPPGDGTSQLLTLTAPKFREAAQAMIRVTKERGRQVLGRMRKLVAHRGLTVHPALVEGHPAEEIIRAAQRTHADLVILGSRGMTGLKGAFLGSVSRKVVRHAPCSVLVVKS